The following proteins come from a genomic window of Vallitaleaceae bacterium 9-2:
- a CDS encoding NUDIX domain-containing protein, with translation MDCGWTMGRQWFRYRACAIIIEDGCVLFGKNPVDNYYYSIGGGVHLGEKSEDAVRREVLEETGVEYAIDRLAFVHENFFTGTGSLAGYDCHEIAYYYLMQPRGSQTLKSNSYTNGVKEEMHWLPLDRIGEYHAYPNFYQEHLQDILDGQGVRHVMTDVRAQAEEKKVL, from the coding sequence ATGGACTGTGGATGGACTATGGGGCGACAGTGGTTTCGCTATCGGGCATGTGCGATTATTATTGAAGATGGATGCGTGTTATTTGGCAAAAATCCGGTGGATAACTATTATTATTCGATCGGTGGCGGTGTACATCTAGGAGAAAAATCTGAAGATGCGGTCCGACGTGAAGTGCTTGAAGAGACAGGCGTAGAGTATGCCATAGATCGTTTGGCATTTGTCCATGAGAACTTTTTTACAGGCACAGGGAGTCTTGCAGGGTATGATTGCCATGAGATTGCCTACTACTACTTGATGCAGCCAAGAGGAAGCCAAACGCTAAAAAGCAATAGCTACACCAACGGAGTTAAGGAAGAGATGCACTGGCTACCCTTAGATCGGATTGGAGAGTATCATGCTTATCCGAATTTTTATCAAGAACATTTACAAGACATATTAGATGGACAGGGCGTCAGACATGTGATGACAGATGTACGTGCACAGGCAGAGGAGAAAAAAGTATTATGA
- a CDS encoding helix-turn-helix domain-containing protein yields MSYVTGKTIKELREKKKYTQRHLAQLLQISDKTVSKWETDRGLPDVSLISGLAEVLGVSVAELLMGEVIENDNPSANVKKLNFYICPICGNVIQSIGVGSYSCCGIHLPVATVEENDLEHEICVEDIDGEYYVHMEHPMSKTHYISFVAFVTSNRVEMVKLYPEQNVECRLAKRGHGYLYIYCNRHGLYRTII; encoded by the coding sequence ATGAGTTATGTAACCGGAAAAACAATCAAAGAATTAAGAGAAAAGAAAAAATATACCCAGAGGCATTTAGCGCAGTTGCTTCAGATTAGCGATAAAACCGTATCAAAATGGGAAACGGATAGAGGTCTTCCAGATGTTAGTCTTATCAGTGGATTGGCCGAGGTCTTGGGGGTATCAGTAGCAGAGCTATTGATGGGAGAAGTCATAGAAAATGATAATCCTTCAGCCAACGTTAAAAAACTGAACTTTTACATCTGCCCCATATGCGGCAATGTAATTCAAAGTATAGGTGTAGGGTCTTACAGCTGTTGTGGCATTCACTTACCAGTGGCAACCGTTGAAGAAAACGATTTGGAACATGAGATTTGTGTCGAAGATATCGATGGAGAATATTATGTACATATGGAGCATCCTATGAGTAAAACCCATTATATTTCTTTTGTCGCTTTCGTCACGAGTAATCGTGTTGAGATGGTCAAGTTATATCCTGAACAGAATGTAGAGTGTCGCTTGGCAAAACGGGGACACGGATACCTGTATATCTACTGCAACAGACATGGTCTATATAGAACCATTATCTAG
- a CDS encoding histidine kinase N-terminal 7TM domain-containing protein — protein MELGAEVKVATIVLWNFVALIINIGALVIMHMKANKNITLKAFFVVQAGMIIWLVGKIFKTVSPTVELRWFFIVFYYLGICLLEVAFFEFAYIYLKEKKLDKKVKWIIYAIGFIQFVIVATNPLHYKFYSIFDFWGDEFGPLFYVHVVINYLFILTGMFMCSIKFKQQVKNKSKIEQNLIFMAILVPLVFNFIYITRMLEAVFDYLNIQIFDTTPIVYTWSILIFVYATFKYEFFYVNPIMKHEVSKKLDNPVLVMDKRYTKVYANAEFEKTMENAIKTIIDEIKKGKDTVIQLGDKYYYYCLNQHKSYGGIKSIVCFTDITMYEKAKEEVNKENKELALSNTKLENQIEMLKQTSQVGARNYMARELHDILGHSLVVTIKLLEVSRLYYKTNRQRAMESLDNAVKSIQKGFEGMKTIQDKDNALIYNTTALEKELKSMLTIVAVSGIEVNFYLRGTKMLLDETIYDTLKKIVTELVTNTLKHAKATQMLVSITIADKRLILRTMDNGKGNPCLTKGNGLTGIDGRVELVGGSAKYTTAPEEGFVSNICIPFEI, from the coding sequence ATGGAGTTGGGCGCTGAAGTAAAAGTGGCAACAATTGTTTTGTGGAATTTTGTCGCACTAATAATCAATATTGGTGCGCTTGTAATTATGCATATGAAAGCCAACAAAAACATAACCTTAAAAGCTTTTTTTGTTGTTCAAGCAGGAATGATTATATGGTTGGTTGGAAAAATATTCAAAACAGTCTCGCCAACAGTAGAGCTTAGGTGGTTTTTCATCGTTTTTTATTACCTTGGAATCTGTTTGTTGGAAGTCGCTTTTTTTGAGTTTGCATATATTTATCTCAAAGAAAAAAAGTTGGATAAAAAAGTAAAATGGATAATTTATGCAATAGGCTTCATCCAATTTGTCATCGTAGCAACCAATCCACTGCATTACAAATTCTACAGCATCTTTGACTTTTGGGGAGATGAGTTTGGTCCACTTTTTTATGTGCATGTCGTTATCAATTACCTCTTTATATTGACGGGCATGTTTATGTGTAGTATCAAGTTTAAACAACAGGTCAAAAATAAAAGTAAAATAGAACAAAACCTTATTTTTATGGCAATATTAGTGCCGCTGGTGTTTAATTTTATCTACATAACACGAATGCTTGAAGCGGTGTTTGACTATTTGAATATCCAGATTTTTGATACGACACCGATTGTATATACTTGGTCGATTCTTATCTTTGTCTATGCTACGTTTAAGTATGAGTTTTTTTATGTCAATCCGATTATGAAGCATGAAGTATCCAAAAAACTTGACAATCCTGTCCTTGTAATGGATAAGCGATATACCAAAGTCTATGCAAATGCAGAGTTTGAAAAAACAATGGAAAACGCCATAAAAACGATTATTGATGAAATCAAAAAAGGAAAAGACACAGTCATACAATTAGGCGATAAATATTATTACTATTGCTTGAATCAGCATAAAAGCTATGGAGGGATAAAATCTATTGTTTGCTTTACAGACATAACCATGTATGAAAAAGCCAAGGAAGAGGTTAATAAAGAGAATAAAGAGCTTGCTTTATCCAATACAAAGCTGGAAAATCAGATTGAGATGTTAAAGCAGACCTCACAAGTCGGGGCAAGAAATTACATGGCAAGAGAACTGCATGATATCTTAGGACACTCTCTTGTCGTTACCATAAAACTGCTTGAAGTAAGTCGATTATACTATAAAACCAATAGGCAACGAGCGATGGAGAGTTTGGATAATGCGGTTAAATCCATTCAAAAAGGTTTCGAAGGCATGAAGACGATTCAAGATAAAGACAATGCGCTGATATATAACACAACTGCTTTAGAAAAAGAATTAAAAAGTATGCTTACTATTGTTGCAGTAAGTGGAATTGAGGTGAATTTTTATTTGCGAGGGACCAAAATGCTATTAGATGAAACAATCTATGACACTTTAAAAAAGATTGTCACCGAACTTGTGACCAACACATTAAAGCATGCTAAAGCAACCCAGATGCTTGTATCCATAACCATTGCCGACAAAAGACTCATCTTACGGACGATGGACAATGGAAAAGGGAATCCATGCCTTACCAAAGGCAATGGACTCACAGGCATCGATGGAAGGGTAGAACTTGTTGGTGGAAGTGCAAAATATACAACAGCTCCGGAAGAAGGTTTTGTGAGTAATATATGCATTCCGTTTGAGATATAA
- a CDS encoding response regulator transcription factor, whose protein sequence is MIKVILVDDQQLLRESISMLLESDEEISVAAMGENGHEAIKLCEVYRPDVALIDIEMPKLDGVSATKIIKERYPEVKIIILTTFENPDNIMESFINDADGYIVKNISHKDLVRSIKCVNNGLTVIHKSVKQIMMDRFKGLSEYKSRYKEVLTDRDIDIIRLISAGLSNKEIAAELNFSQGTIKNNISKILEKLEVSDRMQIAIFAIENGIV, encoded by the coding sequence ATGATCAAAGTAATTTTAGTGGATGATCAGCAACTTCTAAGAGAATCGATTTCGATGCTTTTAGAAAGTGATGAGGAGATTAGTGTGGCAGCTATGGGAGAAAATGGTCACGAAGCCATAAAGCTATGTGAAGTCTATAGACCGGATGTTGCGCTTATTGACATTGAGATGCCAAAGCTTGATGGTGTTAGTGCGACAAAAATTATAAAAGAAAGGTATCCAGAGGTAAAGATTATCATCTTAACGACATTTGAGAATCCAGATAACATTATGGAATCATTTATCAATGATGCAGATGGCTATATCGTAAAAAATATTTCGCATAAGGATTTGGTAAGAAGCATCAAGTGTGTTAATAATGGGTTGACGGTTATTCATAAGAGTGTAAAACAGATAATGATGGATAGATTCAAAGGACTGAGTGAATATAAAAGTCGATATAAAGAGGTGCTGACGGATAGGGATATTGATATTATCAGGCTGATATCTGCAGGGCTTAGCAATAAAGAAATCGCAGCTGAACTTAATTTTTCTCAAGGGACAATTAAAAACAACATAAGCAAAATATTAGAAAAACTGGAAGTATCGGATCGGATGCAGATTGCTATTTTTGCTATCGAAAATGGGATTGTGTAG
- a CDS encoding MFS transporter, protein MDYVINTDTKNMVSNKERFGYSLGDVASNLTFTLVTTYLMFFYTDVVGLAPAVVATLFLVARIWDAINDPIMGIVVDKTDTKWGKCRPWFLWLAIPYGIIAILTFTVPDLSMNGKIIYAYVTYIGLGMIYTGINIPYSAILPSLTSNVQERTEVNAVRMIMAMIGGLIVNMLTMPMVNALGNGNNEKGFQMTMIIFASIAVVLFLITFASTKERVNFKQDKKQTVRDGFKAIKGNLPWLISLLINFVFWVGMTMKTGTIVYYMIYNIGREDMIPLVMLSITAGMLPAIALSPALSKLVKGKRNTMIVGNIIAIIGTLIMFAAGTNNIGLLIAGNVIGSFGVGFTAGVLFAVMADTVDYGEWKSGIRAQGLLYAASSFGVKLGMGIGGALSAAILGYVGYIAGTQQTEAALAGIRFNIIWMPIIAYIVAIVLLLFYKLDKEQDQMQYELAQRRMAHEA, encoded by the coding sequence ATGGATTATGTTATAAATACGGATACAAAAAACATGGTTAGCAACAAAGAACGTTTTGGATATTCGCTTGGGGATGTAGCATCAAATCTGACATTTACACTGGTAACAACTTATTTAATGTTTTTTTATACAGATGTCGTTGGTCTAGCACCGGCTGTAGTCGCAACACTTTTTTTAGTCGCTCGAATATGGGATGCGATTAATGACCCGATTATGGGAATTGTAGTGGATAAAACGGATACAAAATGGGGAAAATGCCGTCCGTGGTTTCTGTGGTTGGCGATTCCTTATGGCATTATAGCTATCTTAACCTTTACAGTACCCGATTTGTCTATGAATGGAAAAATCATATATGCTTATGTTACTTATATTGGATTGGGCATGATTTATACAGGAATCAACATTCCATACTCTGCTATTTTACCCAGTTTAACAAGTAATGTCCAAGAAAGAACAGAGGTCAATGCAGTGAGAATGATCATGGCAATGATTGGTGGACTAATTGTCAATATGTTGACCATGCCCATGGTTAATGCACTAGGTAATGGCAATAATGAAAAAGGGTTTCAGATGACTATGATTATTTTTGCATCTATTGCCGTTGTCTTGTTTTTGATTACCTTTGCCAGCACGAAGGAGAGAGTTAACTTTAAGCAAGATAAAAAACAAACGGTACGCGATGGATTTAAGGCGATAAAAGGGAATCTGCCTTGGTTGATATCACTCTTGATTAACTTTGTGTTCTGGGTTGGAATGACCATGAAAACAGGTACGATTGTCTATTATATGATCTATAATATCGGTAGAGAAGATATGATTCCGTTAGTTATGCTGTCAATAACAGCGGGAATGCTTCCGGCAATCGCTCTATCACCTGCACTTTCAAAATTAGTCAAAGGTAAGCGTAATACAATGATAGTCGGAAACATTATCGCTATTATAGGTACACTTATTATGTTTGCAGCAGGCACAAATAATATCGGGCTATTAATCGCCGGTAATGTGATAGGTTCTTTTGGTGTAGGTTTTACAGCAGGTGTATTATTTGCTGTTATGGCAGATACAGTAGATTATGGAGAGTGGAAATCGGGCATTCGAGCACAGGGGCTTTTGTATGCGGCTTCAAGCTTTGGTGTAAAACTTGGAATGGGAATTGGCGGTGCACTGAGTGCAGCAATTCTTGGGTATGTAGGCTATATAGCAGGCACACAGCAGACAGAAGCAGCACTTGCAGGAATCCGCTTTAATATTATATGGATGCCAATCATTGCTTATATTGTAGCCATTGTTTTACTATTATTTTATAAGTTAGATAAGGAGCAAGATCAGATGCAATATGAACTTGCACAAAGAAGAATGGCCCACGAGGCATAA
- a CDS encoding AraC family transcriptional regulator, with amino-acid sequence MNYPYEFIRYNASIPIKLFCLQYPMSLSLQPIKEDKDYVYMPKNQLHWHTEVEIIYVIKGEIKVVCEHQDYLMQKNDLILFNSNALHTTSATGNESAVFICIQMNKKLFEDHCKDFDDVTLKCNTKIESKHSEQDYDLIRMIISRMMLAINNGKAYKELLVESWLSILIYQLLRNFVEDSAQQVHRKIAYKNMERLKRIISHINNNYQNTLTLHEIADSEHLNLHYLSHFINDNLGISFQQYLTDVRFEAVLEKLINTDMKIIDVVYECGFSDVNNFYKLFKKRYGTTPLNYRKKFSATSHAIEIDSRRALMGEVSEKNRELIMKKVEQIQQKYGWINLPG; translated from the coding sequence ATGAATTATCCCTATGAATTTATAAGATACAATGCATCCATTCCCATAAAACTCTTTTGTCTTCAATATCCAATGAGCCTTTCGCTACAACCGATAAAAGAAGATAAGGATTATGTCTATATGCCAAAAAACCAATTGCACTGGCATACTGAAGTGGAGATTATCTATGTGATTAAAGGTGAGATTAAAGTGGTCTGTGAACATCAGGACTATTTGATGCAAAAAAACGATCTCATTTTATTTAATAGTAATGCACTGCATACCACAAGTGCGACGGGGAATGAGAGCGCGGTGTTTATCTGTATTCAGATGAATAAAAAGCTTTTTGAAGACCATTGTAAAGATTTTGATGATGTAACCTTAAAGTGCAACACCAAAATTGAATCAAAGCATTCAGAACAAGACTATGATCTTATCCGAATGATTATATCCCGAATGATGCTGGCGATAAATAATGGTAAAGCATATAAGGAGCTTTTGGTTGAAAGCTGGCTAAGTATTTTAATTTATCAATTACTGCGTAATTTTGTTGAAGATAGTGCTCAGCAGGTGCATCGAAAGATTGCTTATAAAAACATGGAACGCTTAAAGCGGATCATTAGCCATATCAATAATAATTATCAAAATACACTGACACTTCATGAGATTGCGGATTCAGAACATTTGAACCTGCATTATCTATCGCATTTTATCAATGACAATCTGGGAATTTCATTTCAGCAGTACCTGACCGATGTTCGATTTGAAGCTGTGTTGGAAAAGCTAATCAACACAGATATGAAAATCATAGATGTCGTCTATGAGTGCGGATTTTCAGATGTGAATAATTTTTATAAACTTTTTAAAAAGCGTTATGGGACCACGCCGTTAAATTACAGGAAAAAATTTTCGGCGACGTCACATGCAATCGAGATTGATTCGCGTAGAGCGCTTATGGGGGAAGTCTCTGAGAAAAACAGAGAACTGATTATGAAGAAAGTTGAGCAAATCCAACAAAAATATGGTTGGATTAATTTACCCGGTTAA
- a CDS encoding Gfo/Idh/MocA family oxidoreductase yields the protein MKLRYACIGIGGIAGKKHLKQYAMVESIEMVAVCDVDSEKAKQAASKFGIAKVYSDYQELFRQERLDLVSICTPNNLHATMVKAALEAGIHVHCEKPLALNPKEIEAIIEAKNRTGKKVLVGLNKRFTPETEYIKRCIDADFLGEIYHSQCGWRRRAGIPGRGSWFTDKQKSGGGALIDLGVHMMDLTMYLMDYPIPIAVDGSAYQKFNESHTRDRNGYNGSKEGVFDVEDMAVGHVRLDNGCTLSYEFSWASNIKKESFYYELKGTKGGVTFIDNQLEIYTELNGVCVDVIPRLNERVASIGECEHFVECIVHDLEPRATAEQAYELSKIIDGAYTSSTIGRQVKL from the coding sequence ATGAAGTTAAGATATGCGTGCATTGGGATTGGTGGAATTGCAGGCAAAAAACACTTAAAGCAGTACGCAATGGTGGAATCCATTGAGATGGTAGCTGTGTGCGATGTTGATAGTGAGAAAGCGAAGCAGGCGGCAAGTAAGTTTGGAATTGCTAAGGTTTACTCGGATTATCAAGAACTGTTTCGACAGGAGAGGCTGGACCTTGTCAGCATCTGTACACCCAATAATCTTCATGCAACAATGGTAAAAGCTGCATTAGAAGCGGGAATACATGTACACTGTGAGAAGCCCTTGGCCTTAAATCCAAAGGAGATTGAGGCGATTATTGAGGCGAAAAATCGCACAGGAAAAAAAGTTCTCGTTGGGTTAAACAAGCGTTTTACGCCAGAGACTGAGTACATCAAGCGATGTATTGACGCTGATTTTCTTGGCGAGATATATCACAGCCAGTGTGGATGGCGTAGAAGAGCAGGTATTCCTGGGCGAGGCAGTTGGTTTACAGACAAGCAAAAATCTGGTGGTGGAGCTCTAATCGACCTAGGCGTGCATATGATGGATTTGACCATGTATTTGATGGATTATCCGATACCTATAGCCGTTGATGGATCAGCATATCAAAAATTCAATGAAAGCCATACACGCGATAGGAATGGATATAATGGTTCCAAAGAAGGCGTGTTTGATGTAGAGGACATGGCCGTAGGGCATGTTCGTCTAGACAATGGCTGTACCTTAAGCTATGAATTTAGTTGGGCGTCGAACATCAAAAAAGAATCCTTCTACTATGAATTAAAAGGAACCAAAGGAGGCGTGACGTTCATTGATAACCAACTTGAGATATACACAGAGTTAAATGGTGTTTGTGTGGATGTCATACCTAGATTGAATGAACGTGTTGCTAGCATAGGAGAATGCGAACATTTTGTTGAATGCATCGTTCATGATTTGGAGCCAAGAGCTACAGCTGAACAGGCATATGAGCTTAGCAAAATAATTGATGGTGCATATACGTCATCTACTATAGGGAGACAGGTAAAACTGTGA
- a CDS encoding sugar phosphate isomerase/epimerase codes for MNQRKQERRCTSKMMTLGRIAGAQEQAFIEAKRIGLDFLEFTVDIGDDGEEFVAKVDQLKQWSEETGVGIGSVGRWKTDRIDEAGDVIEEELQICFNLIDAAAALGCSNFVSGCNYIQSRSYLDNCLSAIDFYSRLIAYGAKKNVRISSATCYKNNFVNNPTAWQVIHGHLPELGIKYDPSHRIYAGEDYLQEVKDWGHRFYHVHLKGSFAMGGERIDEPIPGMDQTNWQLFMSLLYAKGYDAGLSIEPHSSYITGKREVKSIEFTVNYFKKMLF; via the coding sequence ATGAATCAGAGAAAACAGGAAAGGCGGTGTACTTCTAAGATGATGACATTGGGTAGGATTGCAGGGGCACAGGAACAGGCATTTATTGAAGCCAAGAGAATAGGGCTGGATTTTCTCGAATTCACAGTAGATATCGGGGATGATGGCGAGGAATTTGTTGCTAAGGTTGACCAATTGAAGCAATGGTCTGAAGAGACAGGCGTTGGTATTGGTTCTGTGGGACGATGGAAAACCGATAGAATTGATGAAGCTGGTGACGTTATCGAAGAAGAACTTCAGATTTGCTTTAATTTAATTGACGCGGCTGCTGCCCTAGGATGTAGTAATTTTGTCAGTGGGTGTAATTATATCCAATCTCGAAGCTATCTAGATAACTGTCTGTCAGCCATTGATTTCTACTCAAGATTAATTGCTTATGGTGCTAAAAAGAATGTACGAATATCATCAGCAACCTGCTACAAAAATAACTTTGTGAACAATCCTACAGCTTGGCAAGTGATTCACGGGCATTTGCCGGAGCTTGGGATTAAGTATGACCCATCACATAGAATCTATGCAGGAGAAGATTATCTACAAGAAGTGAAGGATTGGGGGCATCGGTTTTATCATGTGCATCTAAAAGGTTCTTTTGCCATGGGGGGAGAGCGAATTGACGAACCAATTCCAGGTATGGATCAGACCAATTGGCAGCTTTTTATGTCGCTGTTATATGCCAAGGGATACGATGCGGGCTTAAGTATAGAGCCACACTCATCATATATTACAGGTAAACGCGAGGTTAAAAGCATCGAATTTACAGTCAATTACTTTAAAAAAATGCTTTTTTAA